From the genome of Brucella pseudogrignonensis, one region includes:
- a CDS encoding ABC transporter substrate-binding protein, which produces MTNRRKTASRRMMVALAALATAASVTSVHAAPIKALQDAVPENYRKGVKIAAFNDWPPDEFVEDGVLKGWSIDMAKAMSERIGVPFEFTATSFDAIIPGLASKRFDAGFSSFGVTPERLDSLDFIPQRKEGTAYAFLKGKDFSIKSEKDLCGHSVAVMTGAWDYQYLKEKSAELCESAGEKPINLQQFTTQNAAELAVSSGRVEMVAAGSAKMHYMAKITGRFSVSELVSNPVFNGIGVRKGDALGPVFRDAIQSMIDDGSYKEIMAKWGVDGAGTLEKAVLVTKDNPEPK; this is translated from the coding sequence AGCGTCACCTCGGTGCATGCCGCACCGATCAAGGCACTACAGGACGCTGTGCCGGAGAATTACAGGAAGGGCGTCAAGATTGCTGCCTTCAATGACTGGCCACCGGATGAGTTTGTCGAAGACGGCGTCCTGAAAGGCTGGAGCATCGACATGGCCAAAGCCATGTCGGAACGCATTGGCGTACCATTCGAATTTACCGCAACCAGTTTCGACGCCATCATTCCGGGCCTGGCCAGCAAGCGTTTTGACGCCGGATTTTCTTCCTTCGGTGTGACGCCGGAACGGCTTGATTCGCTTGATTTCATTCCTCAGCGCAAGGAAGGCACCGCCTATGCCTTCTTGAAAGGCAAGGATTTTTCCATCAAGTCGGAAAAAGATCTGTGCGGCCATAGCGTTGCAGTGATGACAGGTGCCTGGGACTACCAATATCTGAAGGAAAAGAGCGCGGAATTGTGCGAATCCGCCGGTGAGAAGCCGATTAACCTGCAGCAATTCACCACCCAGAACGCCGCCGAACTGGCTGTGTCCTCGGGGCGTGTTGAGATGGTGGCGGCCGGATCGGCAAAAATGCACTATATGGCCAAGATTACGGGGCGCTTCAGCGTATCTGAACTGGTCAGCAATCCGGTCTTCAACGGCATTGGCGTGCGCAAGGGTGATGCGCTTGGGCCAGTTTTCCGTGATGCCATCCAGTCCATGATCGATGACGGCTCCTACAAGGAAATCATGGCAAAGTGGGGCGTTGATGGTGCCGGCACCCTGGAAAAGGCGGTTCTGGTTACTAAGGACAATCCGGAGCCA